acggCGGCTACCCCAAGATGAGCATCGGCAACCTCGGTGGCCCATCAGCTGCCCAGAAAAAGGCCGGAGCCACTGGCCTCCAAGACGGCAGCTCCCTCGTCAAGTCCATCAAGAACTGCCAGAGCAAGGGCAAGCCCGTGATTCTCAGCATGGGCGGCGCAACCGACTACTCTGACGTGCAGCTTCACTCCGACGCCCAAGGCCAACAAatcgccaacaccatctggAACTTGTTCCTCGGTGGTACCGACCACAAGGAGCTCCGTCCCTTTGGCGACGTCAAGCTCGATGGCGTCGACTTGGGTACGTACATTCTCAAACTCCCTTCTAACACAAAATACTAACAAAACTAGACAACGAAACCAACGACGGAACAGGGTACCTCGCCATGACGAAGCAGTTCAAAGCCAACTTCCAAAAAGACACCTCCAAGAAGTACTACATCACCGCTGCCCCTCAGTGCCCCTACCCCGACCAGTCTGAGCCCCTTAACGTGTGCCAGCTCCTCGACTGGGTGCAGGTTCAGTTCTACAACAACGGCGACTGCAACATTGCGCAGAGCGGTTTCGCCAAGGCCGTCAAGAACTGGTCCAAGGGTATTGGTAGCGGCGTCCAGTTGTACATTGGGGCGTTGGCGAGCGGCGCCGACGGTGATGAGGGCTATGTTGATGCTACTACGCTTAACAAGGCGATTAACCAGGTTAAGGCTATGAATCTGCCTAACTTTGGGGGTGCTATGTTGTGGGAGGCGCAGTTGGCGGTTAAGAATGGAAATTATCAGAAGAAGGTTAAGGCTAATTTGTAGGGGATATATGGTGGGGTTTTGTATATACGTTCATTCTTGTTTATATGACTTTCTTTTATGTTGCATGGACGTGCGTTTGTGTTGTGACTGCCATGTTTTGTGGATTGGTGCGTggtttgaagatggtgggTGTAAGTCGGCCTCGAAAGGCTTCAGTCTAAGCGTCAAGGTGCTGATGAAATCGTTCTCCACAGCACAGCAATATGAGGAAAATTTGTAGATTCTTCATTGGACTAATCTCAGTACCCGTAGGTAGACACACTGTTCGTGTGTGGCAACTCGAAATGCCCTGCTTTTACAACAAGATGACGTGGGCCGGTGTAGGTATAAAGAACATAAATCACAGTGTGAATAATCAGCCGAAACCGCCAACTCTAACTGAAACTCTACATGGATTTTAGAGCGCTACTGCGGATTGTTGTCTAAATAGACTATGTAGGATTTCTCTGGTGGTTACCAATGGCAGAGACTCTGTTTATGTTGTAAACGCTGTTTGGTCGATACAGAGAAACAAAGACAATTCTGATACAAAATAGCAAAGCCACCAGCCAACCTTTACTCTATTGTCTATAACAGTAGCCATTCAATTGTAGGTCAAGTATGTTGTGATAAGCCACAGCAACGACTAGATATGATGGACCAAAATGACAAGTTGACAACCCACATGACGTTCGGGATACTGACACGTATTCCGAGCCATGAAACGGATCAAAGCAAATGAAATAGACACTTAACCTCCGTTCCCTATCCCCACGTGGAGTCATTCGTGTCAACActctggtgtcaagttgttggaaatggagactTGGCTTCCCCACACCATCACATGAAATCATAACGGCCCATCGGAAGAACAGCGTCTGCCGCTTCCAGCAACTAGACCAAAAGCACATAATACGTAAAGCTGCATAAACGTGCGTCGGAAGTTCGGGGCGTCTGGACGTCGTAGTTAGTTCTGGTTTAGGCATTTAAATATAAGTCAACTTTGCCACACTAGTTCCTCGCAGACGCCATACATATTCCGACCAACATTACTGACGTAGAAGTTTGGTGTATCTTCCCATACGTTCATCTTGATACACTCTTAACTTCCTCTCTCTCAGCTATACAATCACAGCGCCGCCACTGATCATGTCCACAACAAGCACACAGCCGACGCCGGCTTCAACCAAGATTCCGCACAAGGACTCAATGAAGTCAACTTGGCGGACTGGAGACCGCAGCAAATGGGACATTTACCAAAAGATAATCGACTATACAAATGGATATCCAACATATTTAGATAAACCCATCCCCAAGCATGCCAAAACAGACAAAGTCCCCCATTTAGGCCAACTATCTCAACACGCATGGATCCTATTCTACGGAGTCATCCCTCTCGCCCTACACCAAGCCTTTGTTTCCTTAACTGGCTGGAACATTAGCAAACACGCCGCAGTTCACTTCTACGTCTTCCTCTATAACCTCGTTCTCATCCGCGAAGTCCACATCCTCCGCCGTCTCGGCCACAAACACGGCTTCCTAGACGGCGACGCCCACGACCGGGACGGCATTCCCGACAACAACGGCGCCGGCAAGATCATCTGGGCGTTATACAAAACCGTTGGCGCCCGAATTCTAATGATGGTCCTCTTCACCTACACACCGCAAGAAGCGCCCCTCGACATAATCACCAACCGGAAATGGCTGGCCACTCTGCCCCTCAAGACAGGCCTGTATGCCATCATCCTAGATTTCTGGTTCTACACATATCACCGCTCGGTCCACGAAGTCCCGGGCCTCTGGCGCTTCCACCGCACCCACCACCTCACCAAGCATCCTAACCCGCTGCTGTCGGCCTACGCCGACGGGGAGCAGGAGTTCATCGAGATGGTCGCCGTTCCATTCTTGACGTACTCTGTCTTTTGGGCGGCTGGCTATCCCCTGGGTTTCTACGACTGGTGGATCTGCCACCAGTACATCATGTATACGGAAGTCTGGGGACATAGCGGTATCCGAGTGCATCTGGAGGTTCCCTCGACGCTAAGCTGGCTGCTTCGTGCGCTGAATATGGAGTTGTGCGTGGAGGATCACGACTTGCACCATCGGTATGGGTACAGGAAGAGCCAGAATTACGGGAAGCAGAGCCGCGTTTGGGACACGCTTTTTGGAACGTGTGGCCAGCGGATTGAGACTGCGGATTCTAATGTCGACTATGTGAATCAGGCGTACATGCCGATATTTTGAAACATGACAGATACGATAAACGTAGAACTGAAAGTAGACAATATCCAATCTTAAACTTTAAGCATAGCATACACTAAAAAATAAAAGCATCACATGTAGTTTGTCGTCCGCAAACTACATCACACGTCTCCCGCAACAAGTCAATACCACAGCACCATTCACCATCCTCCATGCTGTCTCATCCCCAGTTGAGCGTGTCAGTAAAAGCAACAGCCGGGTTTGCAGCACGTCGCACCACACCAGAAGCACTCTTATGTATAATCTCGTGCTTCTCGTCGTCCCAGCACTCACCCTCTTTGGAGTCCTCGCAGAAGGAGTAGAGCCTCTTGTCGGCCATGTGGCAGAACTTGCGCTCCTGGTACGACACAAAGCTAGGTCCGACGGAGTAAGGGCTCTTGCAAAGGTCGGTGGCGCGGTGAGACAAGGCCCGGGACTTGACGAGACGGGTCTCGTTGACCATCATGCGCGGGAGTAAATGCGGCTTCTGCGTACTTCGTCTGAACGCAAACTTTTTATCTTGACCATCATCGTTTGACTGCTTTGTCATGTTTTGGTCGACTCTATCGCGTTCCTTGGTTATATCGTCTGGCTGCTTTTCACCGTTGTGCTCCCGTAGACCGCATGGTTCAGGTGTAAGCCTCCTGTAGCCGCTCTTGTAGACGGAGACTTCATGTTTAGATGAGATAGTTTTAGGGTTCGTCGCCCAATAATAGATGTTTCGGGGACTCGGTTCCGTGAAAAAACAGAGAGCGGGCGGATTATGGCAATAGCTGCCAAGTGTGGGAGGCGTCGATGTCAGCGGCATGCCGAGTTATCCAGATGGCACGAGGAGTTTCAAACGTACTATTGTGAATCATTTCCATTGCCTTTGTAGCCGTCGTGATATTCCGGCCAGTGAACTTGGAGACCCGTGAGGCCGAATTCGCCTTTGCT
The genomic region above belongs to Pochonia chlamydosporia 170 chromosome 2, whole genome shotgun sequence and contains:
- a CDS encoding endochitinase CHI3 (similar to Metarhizium acridum CQMa 102 XP_007814120.1), yielding MFVRNALVATGLLAALAQAVPTEKRASAHKLTVYWGAEDDTTTLDDVCNDSSYDVVNLAFLSHFFSNGGYPKMSIGNLGGPSAAQKKAGATGLQDGSSLVKSIKNCQSKGKPVILSMGGATDYSDVQLHSDAQGQQIANTIWNLFLGGTDHKELRPFGDVKLDGVDLDNETNDGTGYLAMTKQFKANFQKDTSKKYYITAAPQCPYPDQSEPLNVCQLLDWVQVQFYNNGDCNIAQSGFAKAVKNWSKGIGSGVQLYIGALASGADGDEGYVDATTLNKAINQVKAMNLPNFGGAMLWEAQLAVKNGNYQKKVKANL
- a CDS encoding fatty acid hydroxylase superfamily protein (similar to Metarhizium robertsii ARSEF 23 XP_007822284.1), whose amino-acid sequence is MSTTSTQPTPASTKIPHKDSMKSTWRTGDRSKWDIYQKIIDYTNGYPTYLDKPIPKHAKTDKVPHLGQLSQHAWILFYGVIPLALHQAFVSLTGWNISKHAAVHFYVFLYNLVLIREVHILRRLGHKHGFLDGDAHDRDGIPDNNGAGKIIWALYKTVGARILMMVLFTYTPQEAPLDIITNRKWLATLPLKTGLYAIILDFWFYTYHRSVHEVPGLWRFHRTHHLTKHPNPLLSAYADGEQEFIEMVAVPFLTYSVFWAAGYPLGFYDWWICHQYIMYTEVWGHSGIRVHLEVPSTLSWLLRALNMELCVEDHDLHHRYGYRKSQNYGKQSRVWDTLFGTCGQRIETADSNVDYVNQAYMPIF